The following is a genomic window from Caldicellulosiruptor danielii.
GCAAACTTAAGTTTAGACATTTTTTAAATCTCCCCTTCCTCATCTATGAGCTTTTTTATTGCCCTATAAGCCCTCGCAAAGTTTTCAGGTCCACCACCAGGAAGGTTATTGTTAAGATGAGGCTCTATCGATAAAAAACCACAAAAGCCCTTTTTTTTGAGTGCTTCTATTACATCTTTTACCCTTCCATCACCTTCACCTGCAACAGTGACACTTCCATCTGAAAATTTTGCATCTTTTATGTGCACGTACTCAATGTAATCCTTTAAAATCTCAAACGCGTGAGGATAGACCTCTACTTTGCACTGAACAAAATTTGCCGGGTCAAATGTTGCTCTCAAATTTGGTGAGTTAATTGTGGAAAGGATCTTAAAACACCTTTCAGCACTGCTTCCATATATCTCCTTTTCATTCTCGTGAAGAAGAACAAGATTTTCTCTCTTAGCAATCTCAGTAAACTTCGAAATCCTTTCAATGACAACATCTGTGTATTTTTCTTCTTCACCCTCTGGAACATAAAACGAAAAGATGCGTATGTACCTTGTTTCAAGGATGTGAGCAAGCTCTGCGATGTGCATAAAAAGCTCAAGATACTTTTCAAAGTCGCAGTTTACATCAACCTTGCCGATCGGAGACCCTATCGCTGAAACCTTTATACCATTATCTTTTAACTTTTTTAAAACTTCCCTTGCCTCATTTTCAGTATAGTCAGCAATGTTTTTACCATTTGCAGACCGAAACTCTAAATATTCAATGTCATATTTTTTCAGAACTTCTATCTGCTCATCCAAACTGTTCGCTATCTCGTCTCCAAATGCTGAGAATACAAATTTATACATCTTCTCACCATACCCCCTTGTTCAAGTTACATTTGACACAAATCCAAAGTGAAGAGTCAATATGAAAACGGTTAAAAAATTGGGATTAAGAAAAATTTTTTGTTTTTGTGTGTTTTTGAATATATTTTACACCTATTAATTTTTATTTTCAACAACAAAACCAAAAAAAATGCTGGCAAAATTATGCCAGCGTTTTTATTCTTCTTTGAATTTATATTCATTTTCAATCCTCTTTATCATCGAATCATACAAAAGCTTGGAAAGGCCTATTCCACCTTGTTTTGAAGCCTTTTTTGAAACCTCGTCAACAAACATGTCGTTAAAAATATCATCTGCAATACTTTCTTGAAAAAGACCACCTTTGGGAATTGACTTTTGCATCTGTTTAAAAATGGCCGACAGCATGATAGCTTCAAATTCCTCACAAGCCTCTTTTAGCTTTTGTTTGTCTTTCTCAGAATACGCTTTTTCAAGCTTGTCTATTATAGAATTATCTATCGCCTTCTGATAACCCGCCTGAATATTAATGCTCGGTATCCTGTTCATTGATAACTACCTGCCCCTATTCATTTATCTCTTCAGGTTGTTTGCCATAGAGAGCATATCGTCAGCTGTTTGGATAGCCTTGGAATTGATCTCATACGCTCTTTGGGCAATAATTAGCTTTACCATTTCATCAACAACCTGTACATTCGACATCTCGAGGAATCCCTGAAGTATTCTACTCTTTGGACCTTCTGTCTCCTCTTCAGAAACAGGGTCGCCAGATGCAGCAGAGACGTTGTACAGGTTTTTGCCTTCTGCCAAAAGTCCTTGAGGATTTATAAACCTCACTATTTTGATTTTAAAACCTGAATCCTGGATTTGACCTTCTGCATCTTTGTAAGTTATTCTTCCTGTTTCATCTATTGTGATACTTGAAATTGCAGTCTCTGGAAGAACAATCTCGGTGTCGCCCTCTGCTAAAACTGGATATCCATCTGAGGTCACAAGTTTTATCTGTCCCTCAACGTTAGAAACCTTAAAACTACCATCTCTTGTATATCTTGGACCGTTAGGGGTTAATACCACAAAAAATCCTTCCCCCTGAATTGCCAAATCAAGTGGGTTTTCAGTCCTCTCCAAGTTACCTTCTGAAAAGCTCTTTGTAATAGCAGAGATTGTCACGCCATGACCTATTTGGAGACTTACAGGTTTTCCGTCACCTGCAACAACATCTGCACGCGACAAAGTCTCATACAAAAGATCTTTAAACTCAGCCTTGTCTTTTTTGAAAGCTGTTGTATTCACATTTGCAAGATTATTTGATATGATATCAACATTTGTCTGCTGTGCTTTCATACCCAGGGCAGCAGAATAAAGTGCTCTCATCATCTTATCTCTTTTCCTCCTTTTACCTTCCTAATTCTTTTCGCAAGTTATATCCTGACTACTTTCTTGCAATCTCACTTACTGCCTTTTGCAATGTCTCATCATGAATGGTAAACGCCTTCTGGTTTGCTTCATACGCCCGAAGCACATTTATCATATTGACCATCTCTTGAACAGAATTTACATTTGAGCCTTCCAGATATCCCTGAAGGATTTTACCTGAAAATGGTATTTGCTGTGCAGTAGCATCTGCTTCAAAGAGGTTGTTGCCAAGCTTGCGAAGAAGCATTTTATCCTGAAAATCAACAACTCTGAGCCTGTCAACAAATCTCCCATCCTGATAAATATTTCCCTGCTCGTCTATTCTTATTTGCCCGTGATTTTGAAGGACAATTCTTCCATTCTGCCCAAGGACATAAAAACCATCAAGTGTTACAAGCTCTCCCCGTGAATTTAAAGTAAACGCACCGTTTCTGGTATAAAGGGCTTGCTGACCACCTTGGCCTCCTGGCACTTCCACAGCAAAAAAACCATTTCCTCTTATTGCTAAGTTCAAAGGTTCATCTGTTTTTATGTAAAGTCCCTGGGAAAAATCACTCACAATCCTTGACACATCAGCACCTAAGGACATATACCCTATTGCATTGTCAGGCGAAGAAGGTTTGTCGTATATCCTGTAGACAAGCATGTTTCTGAAACTTTCAACCTGCGCAACATCTCTTTTAAAACCGGTTGTGCTCACATTTGCCACATTGTTTGCTGTTATATCCATAAGTTTTTGATTCAAAATCATCCCCGACGCCGATGTGTAAATCCCTCTAATCATCCTTACAATCTCCTTTTTTACCTGACTCTTGGATCTTTTATAAGACTTGCTTCCAAAACATCTAAGGCCTCTAACGCTTTCCCTGTTCCAAGCGCAACGCACGACACAGGGTCATCAGCAATCCTTGTTGGAATTCCTGTCTTTTCAGAGATAAGCTTGTCAAGCCCCCATAAAAGGCTTCCTCCGCCTGTCATCACTATCCCAGTTGAGGTAATGTCTGCTGCAAGTTCAGGTGGTGTGTTCTCCAAAACCCTGTGCACAGCTTCAATTATAGCAGAAATAGGCTCTTCTAATGCTAAAAGCATCTCGTCAGATGTGACTGTTATTGTCTTTGGAAGACCTGTCAAAAGACTTCTTCCTCGCACTTCCATTGCTTCAGTCTTTGGTTTTTTGTAAGCACATCCAATGTTTATCTTCAGCTCCTCTGCTGTTCTTTCGCCAATTGCAACACTGTGCTTCTTTCTTATATATCGGATAATTGCTTCATCAAATTTATCCCCTGCAACTTTAATCGATTCGCTGACAACTGCTCCTCCAAGAGAAATCACCGCAATGTCTGTTGTTCCGCCGCCGATATCAATAACCATGCAGCCTACCGGTCTTGATATATCAAGTCCTGCACCGATAGCTGCTGCAATTGGCTCTTCTATTAAAAATGTTTGCTTTGCACCTGCTTCGTATGTTGCATCTAAAACTGCTCTTTTTTCAACCTCTGTAACTCCGGATGGCACACACACAACAACCCTCGGTTTGAAAAATACCCTCTTACCCAGTACCTTCCCCAAAAAATATTTTAGCATTGCCTCTGTAACTTCATAGTCTGAAATGACACCGTCACGAAGGGGTCTTACTGCCACGATATTGCCCGGTGTTCTTCCAATCATGCGTCTTGCTTCTTCTCCAACTGCCAAAATCTGTTTTCTTGTCTGTTCTATTGCAACAACTGATGGTTCTCTCAAAACTATACCCTTTCCTTTCACATACACCAAAACTGTTGCTGTACCCAAATCTATTCCTATATCTGTTCCAAACGCCATAACGCCGCCCTATCCTTTCTATTTTTCTTTTTTGTAAATATACCTTAAATATATTTTAATTTTTAATTTGCATATTTTCAATGAATTTTATATACATTTTTTTTTAAAACGAAAAGGCTTTTGCCTCACCTGCATTTGAATTTTCGGCAAAAGCCTTATAAATTTTCTATTTTCCAGTTTTAAAATACTGGATTGCTCGCTGTAGCTGTTTGTCAACATACCTGGATTTTACAAATTCTAAAAACTTCTCATTTAACTTTTTCTGTGTTGTTATATCAAGCACTCCAGAAGGATAAAGCTTATTGTCTTTCTGAAACTTTTTAACTGCAACAATGGTGCTATCGTCCATCTTGGCTGTCCAGCCGCTTAAATATCCAAGGTAATAAAGCCTTTGCTGAGCTGCCAAAACTTCTAAGTCCATATCACCTTTTTTGAACTTTTTGCTTGTGCTAAGGCTCAAAATCTTATCAGGTCCAAACTGGGTAAGTGAGTCGTCCTGAACCTCTATGTCTGGCACAACACCTTTTCCCTCAACATAATACCCAGACGGCGACTTGTACTTTGCAACAGTCACTTTTGCTACATACCCTTTTTTGGTGTCTGTCTCAGGAAGACCAATTAAGCTCTGTACAGTTCCTTTGCCATACGTTTTTGTACCAATCACAACTCCTACTTTTCTATCCTTTATTGCCTGGGCAAAAATCTCTGAAGCAGAGGCACTCGACTCGTTTGTTAAAACTGCAAGTCTGTACTTTGGATTTTTGTTCTTTGATTTGTACTCGTCTTTGAATGTGTTGTACTCAATTGTTACAATTGGCCCTTCTGGAACAAAATATTCACATATCTTTACTACCTCATCTAAAAGCCCACCGGGGTTGTTTCGAATATCAAAAATAATGTTCTTGATGCCTTTTTTGTCAAACTCATCAAGAGCCTTCTTGACGTCATTTGAACACCCCTGGGTAAACTGTGTGAGTTTAATGTAACCGATGTTATTTTCAAGCACCTTATACTCCACAACAGGAATCTTTATCTTTCTTCTGACAATAGAAAATCTGTAAGTCTTACCATCTCTTAAGATGTCAATCACAACAGTTGTGCCTTCCTGACCGCGAATGAGTTTTACAGCATCATCTGTTGTCTTCCCAACCAGAGACTTTCCGTCCGCTGCAATGATTTTGTCGCCAACTTTCAACCCCGCTTCTTTAGCTGGTGTTCCATCAAAAACTCCAACAACAACTATGTAGTCCTCATGTTTTTCTATCTGGATACCTATGCCCGAAAACTCTCCGTTTACGCTCTGGGTAAAATCCTGAGCCTGCTGGGGTTTCATGTACTCTGAATACTTGTCAAGACTTTTGAAAAGTCCTGAAAACATCATATCAATAAGCTCGTCATAGCTATACTTCCCTATATGATACACCTTTGCAACCTGCAACACCTTTTTGATATAGTCCATCTGCTGGTCTGTAGGAAAATCGGTTGAGATTATAAAAAATTGGGAATACACAGGAACTGCAAAAAAAATAGAGAGGGTAACTACGATGGCTACAATCTTTATCAAAAGCTTTCTGTTAATCTTCATCTCTTACCTTCCTCCACAACATAATTTTTTGTATGCTA
Proteins encoded in this region:
- a CDS encoding sugar phosphate isomerase/epimerase family protein, whose protein sequence is MYKFVFSAFGDEIANSLDEQIEVLKKYDIEYLEFRSANGKNIADYTENEAREVLKKLKDNGIKVSAIGSPIGKVDVNCDFEKYLELFMHIAELAHILETRYIRIFSFYVPEGEEEKYTDVVIERISKFTEIAKRENLVLLHENEKEIYGSSAERCFKILSTINSPNLRATFDPANFVQCKVEVYPHAFEILKDYIEYVHIKDAKFSDGSVTVAGEGDGRVKDVIEALKKKGFCGFLSIEPHLNNNLPGGGPENFARAYRAIKKLIDEEGEI
- a CDS encoding rod-binding protein → MNRIPSINIQAGYQKAIDNSIIDKLEKAYSEKDKQKLKEACEEFEAIMLSAIFKQMQKSIPKGGLFQESIADDIFNDMFVDEVSKKASKQGGIGLSKLLYDSMIKRIENEYKFKEE
- the flgG gene encoding flagellar basal-body rod protein FlgG produces the protein MMRALYSAALGMKAQQTNVDIISNNLANVNTTAFKKDKAEFKDLLYETLSRADVVAGDGKPVSLQIGHGVTISAITKSFSEGNLERTENPLDLAIQGEGFFVVLTPNGPRYTRDGSFKVSNVEGQIKLVTSDGYPVLAEGDTEIVLPETAISSITIDETGRITYKDAEGQIQDSGFKIKIVRFINPQGLLAEGKNLYNVSAASGDPVSEEETEGPKSRILQGFLEMSNVQVVDEMVKLIIAQRAYEINSKAIQTADDMLSMANNLKR
- the flgF gene encoding flagellar basal-body rod protein FlgF, encoding MIRGIYTSASGMILNQKLMDITANNVANVSTTGFKRDVAQVESFRNMLVYRIYDKPSSPDNAIGYMSLGADVSRIVSDFSQGLYIKTDEPLNLAIRGNGFFAVEVPGGQGGQQALYTRNGAFTLNSRGELVTLDGFYVLGQNGRIVLQNHGQIRIDEQGNIYQDGRFVDRLRVVDFQDKMLLRKLGNNLFEADATAQQIPFSGKILQGYLEGSNVNSVQEMVNMINVLRAYEANQKAFTIHDETLQKAVSEIARK
- a CDS encoding rod shape-determining protein → MAFGTDIGIDLGTATVLVYVKGKGIVLREPSVVAIEQTRKQILAVGEEARRMIGRTPGNIVAVRPLRDGVISDYEVTEAMLKYFLGKVLGKRVFFKPRVVVCVPSGVTEVEKRAVLDATYEAGAKQTFLIEEPIAAAIGAGLDISRPVGCMVIDIGGGTTDIAVISLGGAVVSESIKVAGDKFDEAIIRYIRKKHSVAIGERTAEELKINIGCAYKKPKTEAMEVRGRSLLTGLPKTITVTSDEMLLALEEPISAIIEAVHRVLENTPPELAADITSTGIVMTGGGSLLWGLDKLISEKTGIPTRIADDPVSCVALGTGKALEALDVLEASLIKDPRVR
- a CDS encoding S41 family peptidase codes for the protein MKINRKLLIKIVAIVVTLSIFFAVPVYSQFFIISTDFPTDQQMDYIKKVLQVAKVYHIGKYSYDELIDMMFSGLFKSLDKYSEYMKPQQAQDFTQSVNGEFSGIGIQIEKHEDYIVVVGVFDGTPAKEAGLKVGDKIIAADGKSLVGKTTDDAVKLIRGQEGTTVVIDILRDGKTYRFSIVRRKIKIPVVEYKVLENNIGYIKLTQFTQGCSNDVKKALDEFDKKGIKNIIFDIRNNPGGLLDEVVKICEYFVPEGPIVTIEYNTFKDEYKSKNKNPKYRLAVLTNESSASASEIFAQAIKDRKVGVVIGTKTYGKGTVQSLIGLPETDTKKGYVAKVTVAKYKSPSGYYVEGKGVVPDIEVQDDSLTQFGPDKILSLSTSKKFKKGDMDLEVLAAQQRLYYLGYLSGWTAKMDDSTIVAVKKFQKDNKLYPSGVLDITTQKKLNEKFLEFVKSRYVDKQLQRAIQYFKTGK